From the Papaver somniferum cultivar HN1 chromosome 2, ASM357369v1, whole genome shotgun sequence genome, the window TTAGCCCTATAGGTCTGAACTGATTGAGAGATCTAACACCTTCAGTTTTAggcaataaaaacaagaaattagAGTTCAAACCTTTAGGAATGAATTTCCTATTCCAGCAAAATTGAATGGTATGCACTACATCTTCACCAATTATGTGCCAACAAGCTCTATAAAAGCATCCTGAAAATCCATCTGGGCCTGGAGAACTATCAGGATCCATATtaaaaattgtaattctaatttcCTCTTCAACTGGAAGTTTATCAAGCATGTCTTGATCTTCTTGAGTGATAACTTCTGGAATTGCATTAAGTAAAGAATCTTCTATTGAAAATGGATGAAATGCAAATTTTTCCTCATAATTCTTAACCAAAACTTCAGCTATCTTTCCTTGATCTGATAAAATATTGCCATTTCCATCCTCAATCTCACTAATAAAATTTCTTCCTTGCCTTATCTTCAAACTTGTGTGTAAAAAAATGGTATTAGATGCTCCCTCTTTAACCCATCTTATTCTTGCTTTTTGTTTCAACAGGGTATTTAATTGAACTTCTTTAGAGTTGTACTTATTTTGAGCATCAACAAGAGTGTCAAGAATATCAATGTCAAATGGATTAGCATCTGACATAATCATTGCATCTTTGACTTGAACTTCAGCTTCTTTTATTTGAACATTAATATTACCAAAAATACTCCAGTTCCGATCATTTAGAactttcttcaactttttcatcttACTTTGAAACACAAAAGCTGGATCTCCTGTAACAACTTCAGACCAGCAACTTTGAACAACTTCCATAAAATGAGGATGAGATAACCAAACTTTCTGAAACTTTTTTGGCACATTAAGTGGTTTTGGAATGTTAACACAACCTCCTAATAAAGGAGCATGATCAGAAGCTACCCTTAGACCAACTTTATAACCAATCACTATATTTTTGCAACTAAGCTTGATTAAAAAACCCTCTGTCCAAGTTACATATTATATTCTATTCCTACCTTGCTGACAATTAGACCAAGAGAATTGCAatccagacttgggagcttgtagcAGTTCACACTTATCCAAACAATTAAAAAAATCCATCATTGCTCTTCTGCTAGGTCTTCTACCTCCTTGTTTTTCTTCCAATGAAATGATTGCATTGAAGTCACCAATGGCTAACCAAGGTTTTTGCATTGCACTAATTGCTTCCATTTCATCCCATAAAAATGTTCTTTGCATTGAAGTCACCAATGGCTAACCAAAATATACTTTATACAGTTCACTccatcaaatccatggtgaagcAATGCTCTTCAACTATTAAGTTGCataaaaaaaatcacatgaaatttGGGAACCACCTCAACTTAATCAGCTTAAAATTAATTTAAATGCCTCTTTTGATGATGAAAATCACTATTTTGCCATTGGATTGATTATTCGTGACTCATCAGGGCACTACAGTGGAATCAGGGGCAAATATTTCAATGGAGGAATAGATGCAGAGCAAGCGGAATGTCTGGCCTTGAAAGAAGCTATCATAGCAATTTGGTCGTATTGATTTTCACATTAGGCATCTGAGAGATCAGTTATCTACTATTCAAGATCTACGTCATAGTGATGATACTTATTATAAAATATATCTCACTATAAAAAGGCTAAAGCATTGGAAAAATATAGAAGCTTATTTCTGGCATAAAAAATCTGGAGACAGTTGGTTGAAAGATATAGACAACAACACGGCTTATTTTCATAATTTGGCAAACAGAAGGAAAGCTCGAAATCATATATCAGCTTTAAAGGATGAACATGGCCAATGGCATAATTCACCTAAGGAGTTGGAATATATTTTGACTTAACACGTTTCTTCTATTCCTCAGTCTTCTAATCCAATTCTTTCGACAGACTCCTTTAAGTTCATTTTACCAACAATTACTCAAGCAGACAATGAATCTTTATTATCTGTTTCTGATGGAAATGAAATATTAGAGGTTCTTAAATCTATGCCTAGTTAGAACTCTTCAGGACCGGGTGGATTTCAGGCAGGGTTCTTTCTAAAGCAATGATTTGCAGTTGGAGAAGATGTGACTAAATTAGTACATCAGTTTTTCATTATAAAACAAATGCTCTCTTCAATCAATCACACAGTTACTTGTTTGATTCCTAAAGCTAGGCATTCATCTTCACTAAATGATTACAGACCAATTGGCATGTGTAATATCATCTATAAAATAATCTCAAAGATAATAGTTAATCAAATGAAAACTATAATGGATAAGTTAATCTCTCCTACGCAAGCTGCGTATCTTCCGAAAAGATACATCAATGAAAACATTGTGATGGCTCATGAGTTAATACATTCTATGAAGAAGTTTAAGAAGAAACAAGGTTTGGTAGCTCTTAAATTAGACGTCGAAGGCGTTTGATCGAATAGAATGGGCATTTGTGGATTACATGCTGAGTGTTATGGGATTCTGTCAAGAATGGAGAACCATCATACATCAACGTATTTCAAGTACAACTGTTTCCATTCGTTTGAATGGTAATCTTTGTAAGTCTTATACTCCAGCTAGAGGTCTTAGACAAGGGGACCCCCTGTCCCCTTATCTTTTTATCATCTCTATGGAGTATATTACAAGATCACTTTTAGATGCATAGGTGAACAATAAATTGCGTGGAATTAGAGTTGCAAAAAACTCAATTTCCATAAACCACTTACTTTTCGCGGATAACTGCATCTTGTTTTTTCAAGCTGACAAGGAAAGTATGAATCAGGTAAAAATTTGTCCGTAAAATTTTAGTAATCTTTCAGGAAAAATGATTAACTTCTCAAAATCATCAGCGTTCATTGCAGGAAATATATCTCAACAAGCCAAGCAATCCATTCTAGACTAACTAGGAGTCAAGAAACTTTGTACTTCAGACAAGTATTTAGGCTTTCCTATTCTTCTGGGAAAGTCGAAAAGTTACTCTTTCAAATATGTTAAAGATGCTTATGAGAATAAATTTCAGGGTTGGTTCTCTAAAACACTTAACCAAGCTGCAAGATCAACTTTGGTCAAGTCAGTGCTGAATTCAATTCCTTCTCACTATATGAGTAACTTTAAACTCCCGACAAACCTAATCAAAAAATTAGTCTCAGCTCAGAGAAAATTTTGTTGGGGTCATAAAACAAAAATAGAGGCCTTAATTTAATTGCTTGGAATTCTTTATGTACTTCTAAAGATGTTGGAGGTTTGTCATTCAGGGACTTAGAGCAATTCAACATAGCTTTAATCACCAAACTTGCTTGGAGGATGTGTGCTGAGGAAGATAAATAGTGGGTTAAAATCATGAAAGCTAAATACTTACCTTATTGTAGCTTTATTCATCTTCAAGAATCCCCAAGTAtttcttcttggatttggaagggaATAGAAGTAGGTCTACAATATGTCAAGCAATTTCATATATGGGAGGTtagagatgaaaaaaaataattcagTATGGTTAGATAAATGGGTTATAGGGTTGAATACTCCTCCAACTCCTAGAGACACTTATCTAGAACCTGCAAGGATAGTTTATGTTTCTGATCTAATTTTAGAAGACCCTAGAAGATGGAATGAAGAATTAGTTTGGTCTTTATTTCCAGATGAAGTGGAAGAATTAATTATCAGAATGCAACTAGTTCAACAAGGTTCGGATAAACTTGTATGGGAGCCAAATAGAACAGGAGAATTTTCAGTTAAATCAACATATAAAGCACTAACACATCACAGTCATGCCAATTCTAGTTATGCCCAAATTAAGTGGAAAGGTATTTGGAAATCTGAAGCGCCACACAAGGTTAAATTGTTCATCTGGAAATGTCTTAGTGGAATAGTTCCAACAAGAGTTAAACTACATTCATATAATCCAACCATTGAGGTAACATGTCCTAGATGCTCTCAATCTGCTGAAACCTTACAACATCTTCTCATTGAATGAGATCACTCTAGGTTAATCTGGTTATCAATGAATATTAATTTGGCGACTCTGCAAGCACAACAAATTAAAGTCTGCGACTGGATTGCTAGTTGGTTTCAGACAAATTCAACTTCTTCAATTAATTTAGAGGATAGACAATTATGGATTCTGACTCTCGTGATTACATCTTGGACATTGTGGAAAAACAGATGTGCTAAGGTTTTcgagaaaaaaaaccaaaatataCTTTATACAGTTCACTCCATCAAATCTATGGTGAAACAATGCTCTTCAACTATTAAGTTGCataaaaaaaatcacatgaaatttGGGAACCACCTCAACTTAATCAGCTTAAAATTAATTTAGATGCCTCTTTTGATGATGGCAATCACTGTTTTTCCATTGGCTTGATTATTCGTGACTCATCAGGGCACTGCAGTGGAATCAGAGGCAAATATTTCAATGGAGGAATAGATGCAGAGCAAGCGGAATGTCTGGCCTTGAAAGAAGCTATCATATGGGTCAGAGAAAGTGGTTTCAGCAATGTGATCTTGGAAAGTGACTATCATACTGTTACAAACTCTATCAACACTGTTAAATCTTTGGTTCACTTGATGAATCAAGGCCTTGTAGATGAAATAAGGCATATGTTATTTTCTGCTTATAATATTTCGGTAAAGCATGTAAAAAGATCAGCAAATACTGCTGCTCATGTTATAACAAACTTCTCGAGGTCTGACAGACTATCTTTTGCTTATGATCAAGATATCCCAGATAGATTCATAGATATAATTAGGGATGATCAACAAGCCTGTCAGCTTAAGCTATGTACAAACCTTAAGTTATAATATATTCCTTGTTGGTTtgcatcaaataaaaaaaaaacattgtaaAACCATCCATTCACAAACCCATCTTTAATTTCTCATCCTATTTTCTctatactattattattattattttcttttttctgttttttaaTTTCTCTAATTAACTAGTACAACCGTTGTCACGGTAGAAGGGCCGactgaagaagaatctgaagatggtgtttgtctgcgactactttcaccccgtttcagaaaaagtgatacttttgctcaatttcagaaaaagtgatactttcgttgTGTTTCAGAAATTGTGATACtttagctcagtttcagaaaaatgacactttttctgaaacggagctaaagtatcactttttctgaaattgagcgaaagtatcacttttccagaaacggaaaattagtcgatccataaatcaaaatatggttgcatgatatgttatgcatcctttatggtagtttgcataatggatatgcattcaattttcgaaaattgtgcctaaagtgaaagtatcacttttttgaaacggagggagtacattttttttgaagcatgtagcATACGTTTTATTAGTTGTAACGGAAAATTAGTTTATGCATAAACCAAtatatggctacataaagtattatgtatcctttgtggtggtggTTTGCATGGATGtatatttaattttctaaaattatgcCTAAATGATAAACACTtccgaatttttcataaaatttccaaatttgatattgttgtttgtactcgttgcgaagattttttttataagcTTTCcaaagagataaaatttgtaaaattccaaggcacgaatttttatatatgttatattaaagtttacaTTCCAATTATACTctaaaaaataggatacacaaggagttatagtaattggactgAAAAGAAGGGACAATTTTGTCTAGTGAAAAAGTAACCATGGACATGgagattttcaatctttttatcaTATTGGACATTTTTGTTAGGTTTCAATTTACAAAAATATGGCCAcaaaagggactccctcccttcgAGCCCTCCGGTCGGTCGCCCCAACTATCTCATCCAGCCTCTTGAACATAACAAATTAGTAAATTAGATCACTAAATAAGGAAGAATAGGGTGCAGAAGAAAACTATTGGAAAAGGAATAGGGTGCAAATAAGGAAGATAACAAATGAGATCTCATTGATGCTTGGAACaagaattaaaccaaaaaaactcCACGATTGATAAACTTAACATTACACTGATGGATTTTCTTTATgatgaaaatatttttcttttttgtgataAACTTAAAACTCCATTGCGAAAATTGAGAGGTTCAGAATCTTAATTTTCATTGATGAATATTttttgtaggatcgagcaagagagaggagagcacacgcggaagcaaataaacgattacattgataatcagtttggtgtacaattcttatggctcaatagcctacttatagtctcacaaaattgacgatcactcaaagtactttcctaataaaaacaaactctaaataaagcacactttcctaacataacacaaactctaaatagaactcttctagaactCTCTAGAACCGGCACGACTTGCTTCGATTTCCAAATATGACACAGTCTGTCAACAACGTATGTTGATCCACCCTGACgtgtcaacaatacttgttgatccaTGCACTgtgtcaacaatacttgttgaccCACGAAACAAataaccatatcttggtttaacttccaacatcctcccttaaaccaagatatcattcaacgagaattccgtaaccatcttcttccattgataaacgttTGCACGTCCTCGtcttttatcattttctattcctcttcttccattgataaacgttaacacgttcttgtcttttaTCATACCAGAATTTCGTCATCATTATCAAACTCAATTCACAAACCAATCTTATTCACATCAATCATCAAACACTCACTTCACATTCTTCTTCATCGCAGCGGAACACAAAACTTAACAAGCTAGAAACACCTATTTGTGCTCTATTcaacttgctaaccaaacacaaaacaaaattCTTTGACTCATAACTGAGCATTTTAGCTCACCTTCAACTTTCTTCACTGAGCATTGCAGCTCAAACTCAACACTTGTTTACCCATTTCACTCGCAGGATTTCCACTCAACTCTTCAAATTCCACACTGgaatttcttcacttctctaGCCAAATACCCACTGGGGTTGCTTCACTTCTCACAATCACAACCTTGTGACGTCTTTTCTCTTCAATCTCCCATCACCACCTGGTGATtacttctctttcttcacaatcttgctgttgtttcttcttttattcttttcttatttgtttctttGTTCCAGTCACGATGTTTttacgaaaccttcacacttcttttcaagattctctcacaatctttctttTGTTACGCTTatgccacaagcaataactaacacaaagtctgccaTACTTTGTAGGTTTTCCAAGTTTCTCtcacaaactcttcaatcacACTTTAATCTTCCAACATGTTTGAGCTTAAACTCCTATCATCCTCCCTTAATCTCAAACATCACCACCCAACTTTCTTTGTCATTCTAAGTTTCTGAATTCGATCAACTTCATCAAACTGTACCAGCCTTTCTTGACTGCAACACCAACTTTGATCTTCTTTTGCGTCTATTTCAAATCCATGACTTAACCCTTTGAATCAACCACTCACCCAAAGATTCTTTAAAAAACACAACCAATGCTCTGCCACAGCAACCCTTGTTGTTTGCAACAACACCTTACACCAAACTGTCACACTTATGCACTGTTATACCCTTTTGTCACGCCTCCTGTCACACATTGTGACACTCTTTCTTCTGTTACGCTACTGTAGCACTTCTCCACCAACTGTGACATTACTTTAGTAACACTTCTGTCTCTTCAACTGTTACTTTTTTTTTAACGACCGGTTCTTACCTGATTTTAGGGTTGTGAAACCCCATGTCTCCAACGTCGCTATTAGCTTCACATCAACCACTGTATCCTTGTCTTGTCAGCACATCATCTTCCTAATCACTGAAGCATCCATCTCTCATCGTGTTTTTCTTTATCATGATCAACTGAATCATCAACTTTCAAAAAACAACAATTTTTCCTCCCGAGCTATTTAGTTCCCTTCTCAAGTTGCTTGTTTACTCAATCAAAATTCCATCACCAAGATCGCTATTCTTCCCTGACAGTAACTCCATTAATCACCGTCGATAACACATCACCATAAATCACGAGCAACAGTACCATCCTTATTATCACTCACTGCCAATATCTTCACGATCAACAGTACCCTCAACCTTCAATTTAGAAGCCCTAACTTCTTCTCTGCTCAAACATGTCCTTCTTCGTCTTAagccaacaataatttcttttcttcttctttatcatctttgTTCAACTGGAGCAGCAACAGCTCTATCTCTGTATGTAACTTCTTCTTGCAATTTTATCATCACCTGCACTTCATAACCTTGAACAGCAAGTCAGCAACAACCTCATACCTCCGAGAACACAACGTCACTGCCAACATTGAGTTTTCAGCATAGAATCCTATAAGTACCAAACTCGAGTTCTATTGCTAGCTCAAACTGTCACTCCATCAATCAACAACAAGcctatcttcttctccttcaaccatCAATCATGGAAACAACTCAACTACTCAACACCACAGCAACGATCTTCCTCTTTCTTTGACCTAGTTTCCTTAGTGGTGACATATTGAACCCACAGGACGTGATTCAATAGCCAACAAACGCTTCAGCAGTAGAACTACGATCTAGACCAACTCAGCAACACGCACACACCAACACAGCTTAACAGCAACAAAACAATCCTCCTTCACGTGACTTTCTCTTAAACCCTGATCTCACGCCTTCTTCCCAGTAAAAaccaaacacaacaacaaaactTCTTTTCTCTCCTTCTCCTCTCccttcctctcaccttgctctgataccaaatgtaggatcgagcaagagaaagGAGAGCACAGACAGAAGCAAataaacgattacattgataatcagtttggtgtacaattcttatggctcaatagcctacttatagtctcacaaacttgacgatcactcaaagtattttcctaataaaaacaaactctaaataaagcacactttcctaacataacacaaactctaaatagaactctCTAGAACCGGCACGACTTGCTTCGACTTCCAAATATGACACAGTGTGTCAACTACGTATGTTGATCCACCCTGACgtgtcaacaatacttgttgatccaTGCACTgtgtcaacaatacttgttgagccacgaaccaaatcaccatatcttggtttaacttccaacattttTGATAAatataaatagaaaagaaaaaagaaagcaaTTAGTTAAGAACACCAATAAAAGGAGGAGGAAGGTGCACTCCCGTTATACAGGGAGATTTTTCTCCTTCCAAATCTTAAGTTACTGTAAAGACCCGCAAGCTTGTCAAcgatattagaccggtcaagactCGATTTAGCGATAatcaagtgacgaattagccgataataactcgattagtttaacacgaacgttatttgataggaattaatctaacaacgatttagatacgaaattagtatcatTGAATAGGTCACGAAAAGTTACgcaaaatggactactcgaacgagTCATTCGGA encodes:
- the LOC113351464 gene encoding uncharacterized protein LOC113351464, which codes for MEAISAMQKPWLAIGDFNAIISLEEKQGGRRPSRRAMMDFFNCLDKCELLQAPKSGLQFSWSNCQQGGCVNIPKPLNVPKKFQKVWLSHPHFMEVVQSCWSEVVTGDPAFVFQSKMKKLKKVLNDRNWSIFGNINVQIKEAEVQVKDAMIMSDANPFDIDILDTLVDAQNKYNSKEVQLNTLLKQKARIRWVKEGASNTIFLHTSLKIRQGRNFISEIEDGNGNILSDQGKIAEVLVKNYEEKFAFHPFSIEDSLLNAIPEVITQEDQDMLDKLPVEEEIRITIFNMDPDSSPGPDGFSGCFYRACWHIIGEDVVHTIQFCWNRKFIPKGLNSNFLFLLPKTEGVRSLNQFRPIGLSNVSYKIFTKIITARLSTLLVKLISLQQAAYVKGRCIQEQIYWIQS